One part of the Aliivibrio fischeri ATCC 7744 = JCM 18803 = DSM 507 genome encodes these proteins:
- the prc gene encoding carboxy terminal-processing peptidase, whose amino-acid sequence MNCRFRVSLIAAGVMLAASAHALEAKVLDAKFSETDLPVLAAETQHATASKRVTSRFTRSHYKHFSLDDDFSVAIYERYLDMLDYNRNVFTQADLASFAPLSTQLDDQLKVGDTKAAFDIYNLSLKRRFERYVYALSLLDKEFDYTVDESIELDRSEAAWPKDEAELNELWRKRVKYDALNLSMAGKDWPEIQEMLGKRYNNALKRLTQSHNEDAFQLYINAFAREVDPHTSYLSPRNAEQFQSEMNLSLEGIGAVLQATDDYTVIRSLVAGGPALTSKKLSEGDRIIGVGQEGEKIVDVIGWRLDDVVQLIKGPKGTKVKLEILPEGKDSKSHTVTIVRDKIRLEDRAVKSEVIEQNGKKIGVLEVPSFYVGLAEDTKKEIAELKEKDISGIIVDLRNNGGGALTEATALSGLFITAGPVVQVRDSYGRVNVNADTDGEISYTGPMTVLVNRYSASASEIFAAAMQDYGRAVILGENSFGKGTVQQHRSLNHIYDLFDKPLGHVQYTIQKFYRINGGSTQNLGVVPDIAFPTAIDPKDTGESVEDNALPWDSIKAADYAKTNQIAETIEPLAKKHVERIKTDKEFGFIQEDIARYKAEKDITSISLNKKVREKESDDADARRLTRVNERQKLLGKEEFKTLDDIPKDYEVPDAYLDEAVSITIDLALMNQKK is encoded by the coding sequence ATGAATTGTCGATTTAGAGTCTCGCTGATTGCTGCTGGCGTTATGCTAGCAGCATCTGCACACGCACTTGAAGCTAAGGTATTAGACGCCAAGTTTTCCGAAACTGACTTACCAGTATTAGCCGCAGAAACGCAGCATGCCACTGCAAGTAAGCGCGTTACTTCTCGTTTTACACGTTCTCATTATAAGCATTTCTCATTAGATGATGACTTTTCAGTTGCCATTTATGAGCGATATTTAGATATGCTTGATTATAATCGAAACGTGTTTACACAAGCAGACCTTGCTTCGTTCGCCCCATTATCAACTCAATTAGATGACCAGTTAAAAGTTGGTGATACAAAAGCAGCTTTTGATATTTATAACTTATCTTTAAAACGCCGTTTTGAACGATATGTTTATGCATTGTCATTATTAGATAAAGAATTTGACTACACAGTTGATGAATCTATTGAACTTGATCGCTCTGAAGCGGCTTGGCCAAAAGATGAAGCTGAGTTAAATGAACTTTGGCGTAAACGTGTTAAATATGATGCACTTAACTTGTCTATGGCAGGTAAAGATTGGCCTGAAATCCAAGAGATGTTAGGCAAGCGTTATAATAATGCGCTTAAGCGTTTAACTCAAAGTCACAATGAAGATGCGTTCCAACTTTATATTAATGCGTTTGCGCGTGAAGTTGATCCTCATACAAGTTATTTATCTCCACGTAATGCAGAGCAATTCCAATCAGAAATGAATTTATCATTAGAAGGAATTGGGGCAGTATTACAAGCAACGGATGACTACACGGTTATTCGTTCTCTGGTTGCTGGTGGGCCGGCATTAACAAGTAAAAAATTGTCTGAAGGCGACCGAATTATCGGTGTTGGCCAAGAAGGTGAAAAGATTGTTGATGTTATTGGATGGCGTTTAGATGACGTTGTTCAACTTATTAAAGGACCAAAAGGGACAAAAGTGAAGCTTGAGATCTTGCCTGAAGGTAAGGATTCAAAAAGTCACACTGTCACAATTGTTCGAGATAAGATCCGCTTAGAAGACAGAGCAGTAAAATCTGAAGTGATTGAGCAGAATGGCAAGAAAATTGGTGTATTAGAAGTACCAAGTTTCTATGTTGGTCTTGCTGAAGATACGAAAAAAGAAATTGCTGAGCTAAAAGAGAAAGATATCTCAGGTATTATTGTTGATTTACGCAACAATGGTGGTGGGGCATTAACGGAAGCAACTGCGTTATCTGGCTTATTTATTACTGCAGGACCTGTTGTTCAGGTGCGTGATAGTTATGGCCGAGTTAATGTAAATGCGGATACTGATGGTGAAATTTCATATACTGGCCCAATGACGGTTCTTGTTAACCGTTATAGTGCGTCAGCATCTGAGATTTTTGCTGCAGCAATGCAAGATTATGGTCGTGCGGTTATCTTGGGTGAAAACTCATTTGGTAAAGGTACGGTTCAACAACATAGATCATTAAATCATATCTATGACTTGTTTGATAAACCACTTGGTCATGTTCAATACACAATTCAGAAATTCTACCGTATCAATGGTGGTAGTACTCAGAATTTAGGTGTTGTGCCTGATATTGCTTTCCCAACAGCTATCGATCCAAAAGATACTGGTGAGAGTGTTGAAGATAACGCACTTCCATGGGATAGCATTAAAGCTGCTGATTATGCTAAAACAAATCAAATCGCAGAAACGATTGAACCATTAGCGAAAAAACATGTTGAACGAATTAAAACCGATAAAGAGTTTGGTTTTATTCAAGAAGACATTGCTCGTTATAAAGCTGAAAAAGACATTACTTCTATTTCATTGAATAAAAAAGTTCGTGAGAAAGAGAGTGATGATGCAGATGCTCGTCGTCTAACTCGTGTAAATGAGAGACAAAAATTACTTGGAAAAGAAGAGTTTAAAACACTTGATGATATTCCAAAAGATTACGAAGTGCCTGATGCTTATTTAGATGAAGCGGTTTCAATTACGATTGATTTAGCATTAATGAATCAGAAAAAGTAA
- a CDS encoding DUF2835 domain-containing protein has protein sequence MNKFYYFRMNVTYQAFLSHYSGAASTVLVVTEQGLKLQLPASRFRSFLTQLGVKGRFRLTTDQNNRFLNLEQVG, from the coding sequence ATGAATAAATTTTATTACTTTAGAATGAATGTTACTTATCAGGCGTTTTTAAGTCATTATTCAGGTGCCGCAAGCACGGTGTTAGTCGTAACAGAACAAGGGCTAAAATTGCAATTGCCCGCGTCACGTTTTCGTTCGTTTCTGACTCAACTAGGAGTGAAAGGACGCTTCAGATTGACAACAGACCAAAATAATCGTTTTCTAAATTTAGAGCAAGTAGGATAA
- a CDS encoding ABC transporter ATP-binding protein translates to MSSTISSTINWNWLLRQAKNYKTRLVAANVIAIIATLISVPIPLLMPLMVDEVLLHKPASGVETLNHLLPAAWQNATGYILLVLVLVILMRVISQMLNIVQGRQFSLVSKTITYQIRLQLLDKLSRISMKEYESRGSGGINSHIITDIDTIDKFLGPTLSRFIVSFLTVIGTAGVLLWINWQLGLFILLVNPIVIYFSRKLGNRVKDLKRKENQSYERFQSRLIETLDGIYQLRASNRERLFLEQLKNQANDIRHSADQFAWQSEAAGRLSFLLFLLGFELFRAAAMIMVLFSDLSIGQMFAIFSYLWVMLSPIQELLNIQFSWYGASAALKRINTLLHIDEEPKIHSDIDPFYKSDTAEISINNINFSYNNECQVLNDLSLNIRAGEKVALVGASGGGKSTLIQLLLGLYQPSDGTITFNGHNTKEIGFDNIRNQISVVLQQPILFNDTLRHNLTLGADYSDNLLWDALNVAQLQDVVAQLTEGLDTQIGRQGVKLSGGQRQRLAIARMVLTDPKFVILDEATSALDTATEAALHKALSDFLVGRTTLIVAHRLSAVKQADTIYVLDDGKVSQSGTHHELVTQQGLYQTLYGTIQS, encoded by the coding sequence ATGAGCAGTACCATCTCTTCTACAATTAACTGGAATTGGCTATTAAGGCAAGCAAAAAACTACAAAACACGCCTAGTTGCAGCAAATGTCATCGCTATTATTGCAACCTTAATTAGCGTTCCAATTCCTCTACTTATGCCATTAATGGTAGATGAAGTTCTGCTACATAAACCCGCGTCCGGTGTTGAGACCTTAAATCACCTTTTACCAGCGGCTTGGCAAAATGCGACGGGTTATATCCTTCTTGTGCTTGTTTTGGTTATTCTCATGCGAGTAATAAGCCAAATGCTCAATATAGTTCAAGGTCGCCAATTCAGTTTGGTTTCAAAAACGATCACTTATCAAATTCGACTACAACTCTTAGATAAGTTAAGTCGTATTAGTATGAAAGAGTATGAATCACGCGGCAGTGGCGGTATTAACTCTCATATCATTACTGACATTGATACCATTGATAAGTTCCTTGGTCCGACATTAAGTCGCTTTATCGTCTCTTTTTTAACCGTTATAGGCACGGCTGGTGTTCTATTATGGATTAACTGGCAATTAGGCTTATTCATTCTTCTTGTGAATCCAATCGTTATCTACTTTTCTCGTAAACTTGGAAACCGTGTAAAAGACTTAAAGAGAAAAGAAAACCAATCGTATGAACGTTTTCAATCACGTTTAATTGAAACCTTAGATGGTATTTATCAATTACGAGCATCAAATCGTGAACGACTTTTTCTAGAACAACTTAAAAATCAGGCCAATGACATTAGGCACAGTGCCGACCAGTTTGCTTGGCAATCTGAAGCAGCTGGCCGTCTATCTTTTTTATTATTTTTACTCGGTTTTGAATTGTTTCGTGCTGCAGCAATGATCATGGTGCTATTTAGTGATTTAAGTATCGGTCAGATGTTTGCCATTTTCAGCTATTTATGGGTAATGCTTTCTCCCATTCAAGAATTACTTAATATTCAATTCTCTTGGTATGGTGCATCCGCTGCCTTAAAGCGAATTAATACGCTATTGCATATTGATGAAGAGCCTAAAATTCACTCAGATATCGACCCATTCTACAAAAGTGATACCGCTGAAATATCTATTAACAATATAAATTTCAGTTATAACAATGAATGCCAAGTCCTAAATGATTTATCTTTGAACATTCGAGCCGGTGAAAAAGTCGCTTTAGTTGGTGCTAGCGGAGGTGGTAAATCAACACTGATTCAGCTATTACTGGGGTTATACCAACCATCAGACGGTACTATCACCTTTAATGGACACAATACGAAAGAGATTGGATTCGATAATATTAGAAACCAAATATCAGTAGTGCTACAACAACCTATACTATTTAATGATACTTTAAGGCATAATCTTACGTTAGGCGCTGATTATTCTGATAATTTACTTTGGGATGCTCTTAATGTAGCGCAATTACAAGATGTAGTAGCACAACTAACAGAAGGGCTTGATACCCAAATCGGTCGTCAAGGTGTTAAACTTTCTGGCGGACAACGTCAACGGTTAGCTATTGCAAGAATGGTCTTAACCGACCCTAAATTTGTAATTTTAGATGAAGCAACCTCGGCATTAGATACGGCGACTGAAGCCGCTTTACACAAAGCACTCAGTGATTTTTTAGTTGGACGTACTACACTAATAGTAGCTCACCGTTTAAGTGCGGTGAAACAAGCCGATACGATTTATGTTTTAGATGATGGTAAAGTATCTCAATCAGGTACACACCATGAATTAGTTACACAGCAAGGACTGTATCAAACACTGTATGGCACTATTCAAAGCTAA
- the proQ gene encoding RNA chaperone ProQ, with amino-acid sequence MENSEKLANSKEVIAYIAERFPKCFILEGEAKPLKIGIFQDLAERLSDDPKVSKTQLRAGLRQYTSSWRYLHGVKPGASRVDLDGNPCGELEEEHIEHAKATLEESKAKVATRRKEQAKKAREEAKAKKTARAATPPKRRPQPAAKKVEQPVETRALNADEITVGNNVSVNMGKGNMPATIVEINKDDVRIRLSNGLQMVVKAENLRS; translated from the coding sequence ATGGAAAACTCTGAAAAATTAGCGAACAGCAAAGAAGTAATTGCATACATTGCTGAGCGTTTCCCGAAATGCTTTATTTTAGAAGGCGAAGCTAAACCTCTTAAAATTGGTATCTTCCAAGATCTTGCTGAACGTTTAAGCGATGATCCTAAAGTAAGTAAAACTCAGCTACGTGCTGGTTTACGTCAATACACATCTTCTTGGCGTTACCTACACGGTGTTAAGCCGGGCGCATCTCGTGTTGATTTAGATGGTAACCCTTGTGGTGAACTAGAAGAAGAGCACATTGAACACGCTAAAGCGACTCTAGAAGAGAGCAAAGCAAAAGTTGCTACTCGTCGTAAAGAGCAAGCTAAAAAAGCAAGAGAAGAAGCAAAAGCTAAGAAAACAGCTCGTGCTGCTACTCCACCTAAGCGTCGTCCTCAACCAGCTGCGAAGAAAGTTGAACAGCCAGTTGAAACTCGTGCTCTAAACGCTGATGAAATTACTGTTGGTAACAACGTAAGCGTGAACATGGGTAAAGGTAATATGCCTGCGACAATCGTTGAAATTAACAAGGATGATGTACGAATTCGCTTATCAAACGGCCTACAAATGGTTGTTAAAGCGGAGAATCTTCGTTCATAA
- the pepN gene encoding aminopeptidase N: MSQQPQAKFRSDYQSPEFTISDIDLVFDLDDTNTLVSATSKVQQLKQSTDLLLEGEGMKLVSLKIDDVEYSDFTQIDTQLTIHNVSGDFTLTIITEINPQENTALEGLYKSGDGFCTQCEAEGFRRITYYLDRPDVLARFTTKVIADKEAYPHLLSNGNRISQGDLEGGKHFVHWQDPFPKPAYLFALVAGNFDVLTDTYKTKSGRDVALEIYVDQGNLDRTPHAMTSLINSMKWDEDRFDLEYDLDIYMIVAVDFFNMGAMENKGLNVFNSKFVLAKQETATDTDYLGIEAVIGHEYFHNWTGNRVTCRDWFQLSLKEGLTVFRDQEFSSDLGSRSVNRINNVRIMRGPQFAEDASPMAHPIRPEKVIEMNNFYTLTVYEKGSEVIRMMHTLLGEANFQKGMKLYFERHDGTAATCEDFVLAMENASGIDLTQFRRWYSQSGTPVLTVSSSYDDAKNEYALTVKQHTPATEDQTDKLPLHIPFDIELYAQDGSVIQLRCNNEKVSNVLNVTEEEQTFIFEQVSEKPVVSLLREFSAPVKLNYAYSDEELIFLMVHAQNDFARWDAGQMLLANYIRKNIANIQDDKELVLPQSVVDAFRGVLLNAELEQAFIAEMFVLPNHNEITGWFDTVDVDAIDKALGFIKQTLATELKDEFSATYHSLKQGSYSVEHDAIGKRALRNCSLSYLAKTEIGEALVETQYQDADNMTDTMAAMGAANAAELSIRQTLMDDFSAKWSHDGLVMDKWFILQGSNPSSEALSIIKETMNHKAFSLKNPNRTRSLIGSFAGGNAVNFHSKTGEGYAFLGDILIEMNESNPQVASRLVDPLLKFKKYDSDRQSLIKAQLQRLADLDNLAKDLYEKVTKALA, encoded by the coding sequence ATGAGCCAACAACCTCAGGCTAAATTTCGCAGTGATTATCAATCTCCAGAATTCACAATTTCAGATATCGATTTAGTCTTTGATCTCGACGATACCAACACATTAGTTTCGGCCACTTCAAAAGTACAACAATTAAAACAATCTACGGACCTTCTTCTTGAAGGTGAAGGGATGAAGTTGGTGTCTTTAAAAATTGATGATGTTGAATACAGTGACTTTACTCAAATAGACACTCAACTAACCATTCATAATGTGAGTGGTGATTTTACATTAACTATCATTACTGAAATTAATCCTCAAGAAAATACCGCATTAGAAGGTTTGTATAAATCAGGTGATGGATTCTGTACTCAATGTGAAGCAGAAGGTTTCCGTCGAATTACCTATTATTTGGACCGTCCTGATGTTCTTGCACGTTTCACAACAAAAGTGATTGCAGATAAAGAGGCATACCCACATTTATTAAGCAACGGCAACCGCATTAGCCAAGGTGATCTTGAAGGTGGAAAACACTTTGTTCATTGGCAAGACCCATTCCCAAAACCGGCTTATCTTTTTGCTTTAGTAGCGGGTAATTTTGATGTATTAACAGATACTTATAAAACTAAATCAGGCCGAGATGTCGCATTAGAGATTTATGTTGATCAAGGCAACTTAGATAGAACTCCTCATGCAATGACTTCTTTGATTAACTCAATGAAGTGGGATGAAGATCGTTTTGATTTAGAATATGACCTTGATATTTACATGATCGTTGCCGTTGATTTCTTCAACATGGGGGCGATGGAAAATAAAGGCTTAAATGTATTTAACTCTAAATTTGTTTTAGCTAAACAAGAAACAGCAACAGATACTGATTATCTAGGTATTGAAGCGGTAATCGGTCACGAATATTTTCATAACTGGACTGGTAACCGAGTGACTTGTCGTGACTGGTTCCAACTAAGTTTAAAAGAAGGTTTAACTGTTTTCCGGGATCAAGAGTTCTCATCTGATCTTGGTTCTCGTTCAGTAAATCGAATTAATAATGTTCGTATTATGCGTGGCCCACAATTTGCTGAAGATGCGAGTCCAATGGCTCACCCAATTCGTCCCGAAAAAGTGATAGAGATGAATAACTTCTATACTTTAACGGTATACGAAAAGGGCAGTGAAGTGATCCGTATGATGCATACCTTATTAGGTGAAGCGAATTTCCAAAAAGGAATGAAACTTTATTTTGAACGTCATGATGGTACTGCTGCAACCTGTGAAGATTTTGTATTGGCAATGGAAAATGCATCAGGTATCGATCTGACTCAATTCCGTCGTTGGTATAGTCAGTCAGGTACACCGGTACTAACAGTGAGTTCTTCTTATGATGATGCTAAAAATGAATACGCTTTAACGGTAAAACAACATACTCCAGCAACAGAAGACCAAACGGATAAATTGCCACTTCATATTCCTTTTGATATTGAGTTATATGCACAAGATGGTTCCGTTATTCAGTTACGCTGTAACAATGAAAAAGTCAGCAATGTATTGAATGTAACTGAAGAAGAACAAACCTTTATTTTTGAGCAAGTTTCTGAAAAACCAGTTGTTTCTTTACTTCGTGAGTTTTCAGCACCTGTTAAATTAAATTACGCTTATTCAGATGAAGAGTTGATTTTCTTAATGGTTCACGCACAAAACGACTTTGCTCGTTGGGATGCTGGCCAAATGTTATTAGCTAACTATATTCGTAAGAACATCGCTAATATTCAAGACGATAAAGAACTTGTTCTTCCTCAATCTGTCGTTGATGCGTTCCGTGGGGTATTACTCAATGCTGAATTGGAACAGGCTTTTATTGCGGAAATGTTTGTATTACCAAATCATAATGAAATCACCGGTTGGTTTGATACTGTCGATGTCGATGCAATTGATAAAGCGCTTGGATTTATCAAACAAACATTAGCGACAGAATTGAAAGATGAATTTTCTGCTACGTATCATAGTTTAAAACAGGGTAGTTACTCTGTAGAACATGATGCGATTGGTAAACGAGCTTTACGAAACTGTTCATTAAGTTATCTTGCAAAAACAGAAATTGGTGAAGCGTTAGTTGAGACACAATATCAAGATGCAGACAACATGACAGATACTATGGCTGCAATGGGTGCCGCGAATGCTGCTGAGCTCTCAATTCGTCAAACATTAATGGATGATTTTAGTGCGAAATGGTCACATGACGGATTAGTCATGGATAAGTGGTTTATTCTTCAAGGATCAAACCCAAGTTCAGAAGCGTTATCAATCATCAAAGAAACAATGAACCACAAAGCGTTTAGTTTGAAAAATCCAAACCGAACACGCAGTTTAATTGGCTCATTTGCTGGTGGTAATGCGGTTAACTTCCATAGTAAAACCGGCGAAGGGTACGCATTCTTAGGGGATATTCTTATTGAAATGAATGAGAGTAACCCACAAGTTGCTTCACGCTTGGTTGATCCATTATTGAAATTTAAGAAATACGATAGTGATCGTCAATCGCTTATCAAGGCTCAACTACAGCGCCTAGCGGATCTTGATAACCTAGCTAAAGATCTTTATGAGAAAGTAACGAAAGCATTAGCTTAA
- a CDS encoding GAF domain-containing protein: protein MELKHYARLTQQALGLIEGETDYIANLANISALLNMELDDINWVGFYLFKENELVLGPFQGKPACIRISVGKGVCGTAFATETVQRIDDVHQFAGHIACDAESNSEIVIPFYRNGKLAGVLDIDSPKFNRFSEIDEKGLVDFMKEAEKRL, encoded by the coding sequence ATGGAATTAAAACATTACGCGCGATTAACACAGCAAGCACTGGGTTTGATTGAAGGTGAAACTGATTATATTGCAAATTTGGCAAATATCAGTGCGCTATTGAATATGGAACTGGATGATATTAACTGGGTTGGTTTTTATCTATTTAAAGAAAATGAATTAGTTTTAGGTCCATTCCAAGGTAAACCCGCTTGTATTCGAATTAGCGTAGGGAAGGGAGTGTGCGGCACTGCTTTCGCTACAGAAACAGTTCAACGTATTGACGATGTTCATCAATTTGCTGGTCACATTGCATGTGATGCAGAAAGTAACTCTGAAATTGTTATCCCATTTTATAGAAATGGAAAACTTGCAGGAGTGTTGGATATTGATAGTCCAAAATTTAATCGATTTAGCGAAATCGACGAAAAAGGACTGGTTGATTTCATGAAAGAAGCAGAAAAGAGACTTTAA